Proteins encoded in a region of the Fusibacter sp. A1 genome:
- a CDS encoding lactate utilization protein codes for MDEYVKSISQLRIDRTIEALKKNNMNAYFVEHHEMLVQLLKDLIPEKSTVGIGGSMTLFETGTVDFLRSHDINFLDRYQPDLTPEDIKQIYRDSFSADIYMTSSNAVTESGNLYNVDGRGNRVAAMIYGPDKVIVVVGSNKIVRDDQAAILRNREIAAPANAKRLSRKTPCNHLGYCTDCDSPDRICANFVFMRKQMVKDRIHVLILDEQLGY; via the coding sequence AGAATAGATCGTACCATCGAAGCGCTTAAGAAGAACAATATGAACGCTTACTTCGTTGAACATCATGAAATGCTGGTGCAATTATTGAAAGACTTGATTCCTGAAAAATCCACAGTCGGCATCGGAGGTTCGATGACTCTTTTTGAGACTGGAACTGTCGATTTTTTAAGAAGTCATGACATCAACTTCTTGGATAGGTATCAACCAGACTTGACTCCTGAAGACATCAAACAGATCTATCGCGATTCGTTTAGCGCCGATATTTACATGACATCGAGCAACGCTGTGACAGAAAGCGGAAACCTATACAATGTTGACGGTAGAGGCAACAGGGTGGCAGCCATGATTTATGGACCTGACAAGGTGATAGTCGTTGTTGGAAGCAATAAAATCGTTCGGGACGATCAAGCTGCAATTTTAAGAAACAGGGAGATAGCCGCACCTGCCAATGCCAAGCGGCTAAGCAGGAAGACGCCATGCAATCACTTAGGATATTGTACGGACTGTGACAGTCCAGATCGAATTTGCGCCAACTTCGTATTTATGCGAAAGCAAATGGTCAAGGACAGGATTCATGTTTTGATTTTAGATGAGCAGCTGGGATATTGA